Proteins from a genomic interval of Flammeovirgaceae bacterium SG7u.111:
- a CDS encoding dipeptidase, which produces MQKTTKQNMQQYIEENKQRFIAELFDLLRIPSVSTNKAYAGDVKKAAEFLKEKLEAAGAEKVELCETPGHPIVYGEKIFDPSLPTVLVYGHYDVQPADPLELWTSPPFEPEIRDEKIYARGACDDKGQMYLHVKAFETMMQTNSLACNVKFMLEGEEEIGSSHLEEFVVANKEKIAADVILISDTGMIANDIPSISVGLRGLSYMEVEVTGPNRDLHSGLYGGAVANPINILAEMIASLKGENEHVTIPGFYDKVEELSQELRDEMGKAPFDVEDFKKEIGIPDVFGEKGYSTRERISIRPTLDVNGIWGGYMGEGAKTVIGAKAYAKISMRLVPHQVSDEITELFTKHFKSIAPPSVSVKVTAHHGGEPVVISTESVAYQAASKAYEDTFGKKPIPQRDGGSIPIVAMFKKQLGLDSMMMGFGLSSDAIHSPNEHFGLFNYFKGIETVPLFYKYLAEMSK; this is translated from the coding sequence ATTCAAAAAACAACCAAACAAAATATGCAACAATACATAGAGGAAAATAAGCAGCGCTTCATTGCCGAACTATTTGATTTACTGCGAATTCCATCTGTCAGTACCAATAAGGCGTATGCCGGAGATGTGAAAAAAGCAGCGGAGTTTTTGAAAGAAAAACTGGAAGCTGCTGGGGCGGAAAAGGTAGAGCTTTGCGAAACGCCCGGTCACCCAATCGTCTATGGCGAAAAAATATTCGATCCTTCTTTGCCCACCGTGTTGGTATATGGTCACTACGATGTGCAGCCTGCCGACCCATTGGAGCTTTGGACGTCCCCTCCTTTCGAGCCTGAGATACGAGATGAGAAAATATATGCCCGTGGCGCATGCGACGACAAGGGGCAAATGTATTTGCACGTAAAAGCCTTCGAGACCATGATGCAGACTAACTCTTTGGCTTGTAACGTAAAGTTTATGCTAGAGGGTGAGGAGGAAATAGGTTCATCGCACCTAGAAGAATTCGTGGTTGCTAACAAAGAGAAAATAGCGGCAGATGTGATCCTTATTTCGGACACAGGAATGATCGCCAACGATATTCCATCTATCTCGGTAGGCTTGAGAGGTTTGAGCTACATGGAGGTAGAAGTTACCGGCCCGAACCGTGACTTGCACTCTGGGCTGTATGGCGGAGCGGTAGCCAATCCTATCAACATTTTGGCGGAGATGATCGCTTCGCTCAAAGGTGAAAACGAACATGTGACTATCCCCGGATTTTACGACAAAGTGGAGGAACTAAGCCAAGAGCTGCGGGACGAAATGGGCAAAGCACCGTTCGACGTGGAAGATTTCAAAAAAGAAATTGGGATTCCCGATGTGTTCGGAGAGAAAGGCTACAGCACGCGCGAGCGTATTTCGATCCGCCCTACTTTGGATGTAAACGGCATTTGGGGCGGCTACATGGGTGAAGGAGCTAAAACAGTAATAGGGGCGAAGGCTTACGCCAAAATCTCTATGCGATTAGTCCCTCATCAGGTTTCGGATGAGATCACCGAGCTGTTCACCAAGCATTTTAAGTCAATTGCCCCGCCAAGTGTAAGCGTGAAAGTTACGGCGCACCATGGCGGCGAGCCAGTGGTTATTTCTACCGAATCGGTTGCATACCAAGCAGCAAGCAAGGCGTATGAAGATACCTTTGGCAAGAAGCCGATCCCCCAAAGAGATGGAGGAAGTATTCCAATTGTAGCGATGTTCAAAAAACAATTGGGGCTAGATTCGATGATGATGGGCTTCGGTTTGAGCTCAGATGCCATCCACTCGCCCAATGAGCATTTCGGCTTGTTCAACTACTTCAAGGGCATCGAAACCGTTCCACTTTTCTACAAGTACTTGGCGGAAATGAGTAAGTAG
- a CDS encoding PDDEXK nuclease domain-containing protein — MELTQNTGEYKKWIEELKSEIQKSQIKASISVNQTLLDLYWRIGKSISEKINLGKWGTSVVENASKDLRNHFPNQQGFSRSNLFSMRKWYEFYAKSELEIEKVQQLVGQIPWGHNVLIITKAENSAEAIFYINKTIENNWSRTVLAHQIDLDFYNRSGKAITNFPKTLPTPQSELAIETLKDPYKFDFLTLNEKALEKDIEEQLIKHITSFLLELGGGFSFVGRQVPLKIDGEDFYIDLLFYHIKLKCYVVVELKSVKFRAEYAGKMNLYLSAVDDLMKSENENPTIGLLLCKSKSEVIAEYALRGTSQPIGVAEYEIVNSIPTDLKPELPTIEEIEKELAATMYKNNSSDSDD; from the coding sequence ATGGAATTAACCCAAAATACAGGAGAATATAAAAAGTGGATTGAAGAATTAAAGTCTGAAATTCAAAAGTCTCAGATTAAAGCGTCGATTTCTGTAAACCAGACACTTTTAGATTTGTATTGGAGAATTGGTAAATCAATCTCTGAGAAAATCAATCTTGGAAAATGGGGAACATCTGTTGTTGAAAATGCATCGAAAGATTTAAGGAATCACTTTCCAAATCAACAAGGGTTTTCTCGCTCAAACCTATTTTCAATGAGAAAATGGTATGAGTTTTATGCCAAATCAGAACTTGAAATTGAAAAAGTCCAGCAACTTGTTGGACAAATTCCCTGGGGACACAATGTGTTGATTATAACTAAAGCTGAGAATAGTGCCGAGGCAATATTTTATATCAATAAAACGATTGAAAACAATTGGTCTAGGACTGTTCTTGCTCATCAAATAGATTTAGATTTCTATAACCGCTCGGGAAAAGCAATTACAAACTTTCCAAAGACTTTACCAACTCCACAATCAGAATTAGCGATTGAAACCCTGAAAGATCCATATAAATTTGATTTTCTGACTTTAAATGAAAAAGCGTTAGAGAAGGATATAGAAGAACAGTTAATTAAACACATTACATCATTTTTACTTGAACTGGGCGGTGGCTTTTCATTTGTTGGCAGGCAAGTGCCATTGAAAATTGATGGAGAGGATTTCTATATTGACTTGCTTTTCTATCATATTAAGCTGAAGTGCTATGTCGTCGTTGAGCTGAAATCAGTGAAATTTAGAGCAGAATATGCAGGAAAAATGAATCTTTATCTTTCTGCGGTTGATGACTTAATGAAAAGCGAAAATGAAAACCCTACGATTGGACTACTCCTTTGTAAAAGTAAATCTGAAGTGATCGCTGAATATGCACTTCGAGGAACAAGCCAACCAATTGGTGTAGCGGAATATGAAATTGTGAACTCTATACCAACTGACTTAAAACCTGAATTGCCGACTATAGAGGAAATTGAGAAAGAGTTAGCTGCAACAATGTATAAAAACAACAGCTCAGATAGTGATGATTAA
- a CDS encoding BlaI/MecI/CopY family transcriptional regulator, whose amino-acid sequence MKELTKAEEEIMHVLWRLDSAFVKDIIPELPEPTPAYNTVSTIVRILQEKGFVGHEKHGQSHKYHPLVTKEAYTKSFMKGFVSKYFSGSYQQMVSFFTKEDNLSFNELEQLLKELKEKKS is encoded by the coding sequence ATGAAAGAATTAACAAAAGCAGAAGAGGAGATTATGCACGTATTGTGGAGGCTGGACTCCGCATTTGTGAAGGACATTATTCCCGAATTGCCCGAGCCAACGCCTGCCTACAATACGGTTTCAACGATTGTCAGGATCTTGCAAGAAAAGGGGTTTGTGGGGCATGAGAAACACGGGCAATCTCACAAGTACCATCCTTTGGTTACCAAAGAAGCATATACCAAGTCCTTTATGAAAGGCTTTGTTTCAAAGTACTTCAGCGGATCGTATCAGCAAATGGTCTCCTTTTTCACCAAAGAGGACAATCTCAGTTTCAATGAGTTAGAGCAGCTATTGAAAGAACTTAAAGAAAAGAAATCATGA
- a CDS encoding TonB family protein, translated as MINYLIELSVIHSMLFLGYWLFLRKERQYANMRFTLLGSTFLALTIPLLKLPKLLLGSTEPLAAIPIQAISLDAITIAPSSETSFWSFDQLIWVYATISGFFLVKFAKNVRYLMRLERGSTYEKFNGMYIRRTQNIKGSFSFFNWIFLSNDIDKSEEDYQVILKHEKAHVSMRHSYDLVFFELFKVCFWWLPSAWLIIKEMKKIHEYQADAHVLKSFDLDQYSTILITSTLKLNGLVGLASSFHDGLIIKRLKAMKQNAKNVRPWKWGILSSMFLILLVVFACSEEADIAANETGSLKSSMEEVFTVVEEVPQYPGGIDALYKHVATNITYPKEARVTGVEGVVDVQFVVERNGSLSEVKVVKGIGAGCDEEAVNVLQNAAPFKPGSQRGRTVRVRMVMPIEFKLDPEKTNKDNSAQGMVIVNEVQQKNETLKINSKFEDGEWSGTIYDANGNVLPGASIVVAGTTRGTVSDLDGSFKVKADKSKDLHISFVGYETVKLESK; from the coding sequence ATGATAAATTACTTGATAGAACTCTCGGTCATCCATAGTATGCTTTTTCTGGGGTATTGGCTTTTCCTGAGAAAGGAGCGGCAATATGCCAATATGAGGTTTACCCTGCTAGGGTCCACATTTTTGGCGCTGACCATTCCTTTGCTCAAGCTTCCAAAGCTATTGCTGGGCAGTACTGAACCTCTTGCCGCTATTCCAATACAAGCTATCTCGCTAGATGCTATAACCATTGCCCCAAGTTCAGAAACTTCCTTTTGGAGTTTTGACCAACTTATCTGGGTATATGCAACCATCAGCGGCTTTTTCCTAGTCAAATTCGCAAAGAATGTGCGCTACTTAATGCGCTTGGAGCGAGGCAGTACCTATGAGAAATTTAATGGGATGTACATACGCAGAACACAGAACATAAAGGGGAGTTTCTCTTTTTTCAATTGGATATTCCTGAGCAATGATATTGATAAAAGCGAAGAAGATTATCAGGTAATCTTGAAGCATGAAAAGGCGCATGTTTCTATGAGGCACAGCTACGATTTGGTATTCTTCGAGCTATTCAAAGTGTGTTTTTGGTGGCTGCCTTCTGCTTGGCTTATCATAAAAGAAATGAAGAAAATACATGAATATCAGGCTGATGCCCATGTTCTCAAATCTTTTGATCTGGACCAATATTCGACAATCCTGATCACTTCTACTTTAAAATTAAATGGACTGGTGGGGTTAGCCAGCTCTTTTCACGATGGTTTAATAATAAAACGACTAAAAGCGATGAAACAAAATGCAAAAAATGTACGCCCATGGAAATGGGGAATCTTGAGTTCCATGTTCTTAATACTATTGGTAGTTTTCGCATGCAGCGAAGAGGCTGACATAGCTGCTAACGAGACGGGCAGCCTAAAGTCTAGCATGGAAGAAGTATTTACAGTGGTGGAAGAGGTTCCGCAATACCCTGGTGGGATAGATGCTCTTTATAAACATGTAGCTACTAACATAACTTACCCCAAAGAGGCAAGGGTGACTGGTGTAGAAGGTGTGGTAGATGTCCAGTTCGTAGTAGAAAGGAATGGTTCTCTGTCAGAAGTAAAAGTGGTTAAAGGTATAGGCGCAGGTTGCGACGAGGAAGCGGTCAATGTATTGCAAAATGCTGCTCCGTTCAAGCCTGGCAGCCAACGAGGCAGAACGGTACGGGTACGGATGGTTATGCCGATAGAATTTAAGCTGGATCCTGAAAAAACGAACAAGGATAACAGCGCACAGGGAATGGTTATCGTAAACGAGGTCCAACAGAAAAATGAGACCCTCAAGATAAACTCAAAGTTTGAAGATGGAGAATGGTCTGGTACTATCTACGATGCAAATGGCAATGTACTTCCTGGTGCTAGCATAGTGGTGGCTGGGACTACAAGAGGAACGGTATCTGACTTAGATGGCTCTTTTAAAGTGAAAGCCGATAAGTCCAAAGACCTACATATAAGTTTTGTGGGGTATGAAACCGTGAAACTGGAAAGTAAATAA
- a CDS encoding sterol desaturase family protein: protein MEHSTVKPKNTGKKQLFKNPVLESLTRTHISVPLIIFYSAAAVALGYGLVEGLVTPLLAVIIFIIGFVLFTLVEYCIHRFIFHMEPDNKVKSSIQYNFHGVHHEYPKDKARLAMPPVISVVLATLLFFAFKLTLGNYVFAFYPGFLSGYATYLCFHYIVHAFRPPKNFLKVLWIHHGIHHYKESDRAYGVTSPMWDFLFRTMPRVGAKNYKAEKV, encoded by the coding sequence ATGGAACACTCAACTGTAAAACCCAAGAATACTGGTAAAAAACAGCTTTTTAAAAATCCAGTATTAGAAAGTCTCACACGTACACATATCTCTGTTCCCCTTATTATTTTTTACAGTGCAGCAGCAGTTGCATTAGGGTATGGATTGGTGGAAGGTTTGGTAACTCCTTTGTTAGCTGTTATCATCTTTATCATCGGATTTGTGTTATTCACCCTGGTCGAATACTGTATCCATAGGTTCATTTTCCATATGGAGCCTGACAATAAAGTGAAATCAAGCATTCAGTATAACTTTCATGGAGTTCACCATGAATATCCTAAAGACAAGGCTCGTTTGGCTATGCCTCCGGTTATAAGTGTCGTATTGGCAACGCTCTTGTTTTTTGCATTCAAACTGACTTTGGGCAATTATGTATTTGCTTTTTACCCAGGTTTCCTTTCTGGTTATGCAACTTACCTATGTTTCCATTACATCGTCCACGCATTCCGTCCGCCCAAAAACTTTTTGAAAGTACTTTGGATCCACCACGGTATCCATCATTATAAAGAAAGCGATAGAGCCTATGGTGTAACATCTCCTATGTGGGATTTCCTATTCCGAACCATGCCGAGGGTAGGAGCTAAGAACTATAAAGCTGAAAAAGTATAA
- the bshC gene encoding bacillithiol biosynthesis cysteine-adding enzyme BshC, translating into MKITKLPFEKANTFSKTFLDYINQDAAVKPFYGNSPDLEGFKKQLEEKKFSTNKRQVLHQALTAQYANLSGPSVQIDALLKENTFTVTTGHQLNIFTGPLYFIYKIVTVINLAEELKKQFPEFNFVPVYWMATEDHDFEEISYFNLFGKKLVWENADAAGAVGRLSPSSLSALIEEIGEVPELFKKAYLGNDTLADATREIVSGLFGEKGLVVIDADDPQLKKEFREVIFDDLKNHNAKQTVENTSAKLDELGYKTQVFPREINFFYLEDGVRERIEKTEKGYEVLNTDRCFSEEEINQLIEQSPEKFSPNVVLRPVYQEVILPNLSYTGGPSELVYWLQLKGVFDHYQIPFPLLVPRNFALVINKANSKKVNKLALSTEELFLDEHQLKTDYLLRNSEENLELGTEIADMEKVFEAILAKAVNVDKSLEGYIKGESTKVGKQIDNIQRRLKKAEEKNQEIAINQLTGLKEKLFPGGGPQERYDNLLAFYLNNPNFLSELLETFEPLNYQYHVLEYDV; encoded by the coding sequence ATGAAAATCACAAAGCTGCCTTTTGAAAAGGCGAATACCTTTAGCAAAACATTTTTGGATTATATCAATCAAGATGCTGCCGTAAAACCTTTTTATGGTAATTCTCCCGATCTTGAAGGGTTTAAAAAGCAATTAGAAGAAAAGAAATTTAGTACGAATAAAAGGCAGGTTTTACACCAAGCGCTCACTGCGCAGTATGCTAACCTTAGCGGTCCAAGTGTGCAAATTGATGCCTTGCTTAAGGAGAATACTTTCACCGTAACCACTGGCCATCAGTTGAATATTTTCACCGGTCCGCTCTATTTCATTTACAAAATAGTGACGGTAATCAACTTGGCAGAAGAGCTCAAAAAGCAATTTCCTGAGTTCAATTTCGTGCCGGTCTATTGGATGGCTACGGAAGACCATGATTTTGAGGAGATCAGTTATTTTAATCTTTTTGGAAAGAAGTTGGTTTGGGAAAATGCCGATGCCGCAGGAGCGGTGGGCAGGCTCAGCCCATCTTCGCTTTCTGCGCTCATTGAGGAAATAGGGGAGGTGCCCGAGCTTTTCAAAAAAGCATATTTGGGTAACGATACACTGGCAGATGCAACTAGGGAGATTGTAAGCGGTCTTTTTGGTGAAAAAGGGTTGGTGGTGATAGATGCGGACGACCCTCAGCTTAAAAAAGAATTTAGGGAAGTGATTTTCGACGACCTGAAGAACCATAATGCCAAGCAGACGGTAGAAAATACTTCGGCCAAGCTAGACGAGCTGGGCTATAAAACCCAAGTTTTTCCTAGGGAAATAAATTTCTTCTATTTGGAAGACGGTGTTAGGGAGAGAATTGAAAAAACGGAAAAAGGATATGAAGTCCTCAATACAGACCGATGTTTTAGCGAAGAGGAAATCAACCAGCTGATAGAGCAAAGCCCTGAGAAATTTAGCCCCAATGTAGTACTCAGGCCGGTTTACCAAGAAGTGATCTTGCCCAACCTATCCTATACAGGCGGTCCTTCAGAACTGGTGTACTGGTTGCAACTCAAAGGCGTGTTCGATCATTACCAAATCCCCTTCCCGCTTCTTGTTCCCCGTAACTTTGCCTTGGTCATCAATAAAGCCAATTCCAAAAAGGTAAATAAACTAGCCCTATCCACCGAAGAACTGTTCTTGGACGAGCACCAGCTCAAAACAGATTATTTGCTTAGGAACAGCGAGGAAAACTTAGAGCTAGGTACCGAAATAGCGGATATGGAAAAGGTGTTTGAAGCTATTCTCGCCAAAGCGGTAAATGTAGATAAATCCTTGGAAGGTTATATAAAAGGCGAGTCTACCAAAGTGGGAAAACAGATTGATAACATACAGCGTAGGCTTAAAAAAGCAGAGGAGAAGAACCAAGAAATAGCTATAAACCAACTTACTGGCCTCAAGGAAAAACTCTTTCCGGGCGGAGGTCCACAAGAACGATATGATAACCTTTTGGCTTTTTACCTCAATAACCCCAACTTTTTATCTGAGTTGTTAGAGACTTTCGAGCCATTGAACTACCAATATCATGTATTGGAATATGATGTTTAA
- a CDS encoding NAD(P)/FAD-dependent oxidoreductase has product MQKIDVPDMNIPRVVIIGGGFGGIEIARGLKGKDVQIILLDRNNYHTFQPLLYQVATAGLEPDAIAFPIRKIFKNYPNFYFRLAEVEEVNAEENVIKTNIGELSFDYLIIATGSSTNFFGLDKVKHYGMPLKTVVQALDLRSLMLQNFEKALLDADLKKRESRMNFVIVGGGPTGVELAGALGELKGHVLPNDYPELDVRRMQIHLMEAGKRLLPGLSDQSSEKAQKYLEKLGVNVWLNTQVTDFDGDKVETNLGKTVLGKTLIWSAGVKGNVLKGLDVGQVGKQNRILVDEFNRIKGHDNVFAIGDVALMINDDTPQGHPMVAQVAIQQGSNVAKNIYKWLKGKDPKPFKYTDKGSMATVGRNKAVVELPNFKVQGFFAWSMWMFVHLLFLVGFKNKAIVLINWLWNYINYDRGIRLIIRPYNRNKNKMKEVEEAEGKSEAAASVIA; this is encoded by the coding sequence ATGCAAAAAATAGATGTGCCAGACATGAACATCCCTAGGGTGGTGATCATTGGAGGTGGATTTGGAGGGATAGAGATTGCCAGAGGTCTCAAGGGGAAAGATGTACAAATTATATTGCTCGACCGCAACAATTACCATACTTTTCAGCCATTGTTGTACCAAGTAGCCACTGCTGGGCTTGAGCCCGATGCAATTGCTTTTCCTATCCGCAAAATCTTCAAGAACTATCCTAATTTCTATTTTCGCTTGGCTGAAGTAGAAGAGGTGAATGCAGAAGAGAACGTCATCAAGACAAATATCGGTGAGCTTTCTTTTGATTATTTGATCATAGCCACAGGTTCAAGCACCAACTTCTTCGGGCTAGATAAAGTGAAGCATTACGGCATGCCACTCAAAACAGTGGTACAAGCGTTGGATTTGCGCAGTCTGATGTTACAGAATTTTGAAAAAGCCTTGCTCGATGCCGATCTCAAAAAGCGGGAGAGCCGGATGAACTTCGTGATAGTGGGCGGCGGTCCAACTGGTGTGGAATTAGCAGGTGCATTGGGTGAGCTGAAAGGGCACGTATTGCCCAATGATTATCCAGAGCTAGATGTGCGACGAATGCAAATCCATTTGATGGAAGCTGGAAAAAGGCTGTTGCCAGGCTTGTCTGACCAGTCTTCGGAAAAGGCCCAGAAATATTTGGAGAAACTGGGAGTGAATGTGTGGCTCAATACCCAAGTAACGGATTTTGATGGGGACAAGGTGGAAACCAACTTAGGCAAGACAGTATTAGGAAAAACACTGATTTGGTCGGCAGGGGTGAAGGGCAATGTGCTCAAAGGTTTGGATGTAGGCCAAGTAGGAAAGCAAAACAGGATTTTGGTCGATGAGTTTAATCGCATCAAAGGGCATGATAATGTGTTTGCCATAGGTGATGTAGCACTTATGATCAACGATGATACCCCTCAGGGGCATCCTATGGTAGCGCAGGTGGCTATTCAGCAAGGAAGTAACGTGGCAAAGAATATTTATAAATGGCTTAAAGGAAAAGATCCCAAACCGTTTAAGTATACGGATAAAGGTTCAATGGCAACGGTGGGAAGGAACAAGGCTGTGGTTGAGCTTCCTAACTTTAAAGTCCAAGGCTTTTTTGCCTGGTCTATGTGGATGTTCGTTCACTTACTTTTCTTGGTCGGGTTCAAAAATAAGGCTATTGTACTGATCAATTGGCTGTGGAACTATATCAATTATGACCGAGGCATCAGGTTGATTATTCGTCCGTATAACCGGAACAAAAACAAAATGAAGGAAGTGGAAGAGGCAGAAGGTAAATCTGAAGCGGCAGCTTCGGTTATTGCCTAA
- a CDS encoding FkbM family methyltransferase, which translates to MKQKKEIYRKLQQKGIAIENACEVGVYMPETSNIIDFIEDGQPCMLVEPDPASIKKIKELFGDKKNVQLYPYAMYDYNGKLSLSQADASTFVSELEASPALINDKYQVDSSKNFEVECKKFSEIDPKNIDLISIDIEGSEWYVLKHMTSRPKVISVETHGKFYVNPYMGKINQWIQDNGYLIWYKDGSDTVFVKNELFEITLSDKLALQLKNLKISLRRAKKVFR; encoded by the coding sequence TTGAAACAAAAAAAAGAGATTTACAGAAAGCTCCAACAAAAAGGCATAGCAATAGAAAACGCATGTGAGGTTGGTGTATATATGCCCGAAACTTCTAATATTATTGATTTTATAGAAGATGGGCAACCTTGTATGTTAGTAGAGCCAGATCCTGCAAGTATCAAAAAAATAAAAGAATTGTTTGGCGATAAGAAAAACGTTCAGTTGTATCCATATGCCATGTATGATTATAATGGCAAACTCTCTTTGTCTCAAGCAGATGCCTCCACTTTTGTATCTGAGTTAGAAGCAAGCCCTGCGCTCATCAATGATAAATACCAAGTTGACAGTTCGAAAAATTTTGAGGTTGAGTGTAAAAAGTTCAGTGAAATAGATCCAAAAAACATTGATCTGATCAGCATAGACATTGAAGGTTCAGAATGGTATGTGCTCAAACATATGACAAGCAGGCCTAAAGTGATTTCAGTAGAAACTCATGGAAAGTTCTATGTAAACCCTTATATGGGGAAAATAAACCAATGGATACAAGACAATGGATACCTCATTTGGTACAAAGATGGAAGCGACACGGTTTTTGTCAAAAATGAATTATTTGAAATCACCCTTTCTGACAAATTGGCCTTGCAGCTAAAAAATCTGAAAATTTCCTTACGTAGGGCAAAAAAGGTTTTTAGATAA
- a CDS encoding SulP family inorganic anion transporter: MKKEYFENLKYDIPAGLVVFLVAVPLCLGIALASGTPFTSGIIAGMIGGLVIPLISRSQMSVAGPAAGLTAVVLAGVEKLGSFEVFLVAVVIAGILQIILGLLKAGFFAYFFPSSVIRGMLSAIGLILILKQLPHAIGYDVEIFGKDSFQATSDENTLTLLLESLVHVEWGAFIISFISLGILILWEKVTFLKNMRWLPGALVVVVLGIIFNEFFGLVAPQLKLAPSHLVSLPVSDSLGEMVSGFNTPDWSAIMNKDVWILAVTIGLIASVETLLTIEAVDKIDPYKRKSPLNRELLAQGVGNTISGLIGGIPLTSVIVRSSAGINSGGRTKMTAFSHGVFMLISVVFFAKYLNLVPLASLAAILLQVGYKLAKPSVFKVIYKKGWEQFAPFLITVVAILLTDLLIGITIGIVVGLVFVIRTNFHSPMAIIKEKNLVLIKLMRDVSFLNKAVINETLENIESGSNVIIDGTNAMFIDNDVIELLQEFVDQADQKNLKIELKNLHSTKFSNQPLELTHSNTKD, encoded by the coding sequence ATGAAAAAAGAATATTTTGAAAATTTGAAATATGACATCCCCGCAGGGCTGGTTGTCTTCCTCGTTGCTGTACCACTGTGCTTGGGAATTGCCCTTGCCTCTGGTACACCATTTACATCTGGAATTATTGCCGGAATGATAGGCGGATTGGTCATCCCGCTGATTAGCCGGTCTCAAATGAGCGTAGCTGGCCCTGCTGCCGGACTTACAGCAGTAGTGCTAGCAGGTGTAGAGAAACTTGGAAGTTTCGAAGTATTCCTTGTGGCAGTAGTGATAGCTGGTATCCTTCAAATCATCTTAGGTTTATTAAAAGCAGGTTTTTTTGCCTACTTCTTCCCTTCCTCGGTTATCAGGGGCATGTTGTCTGCAATAGGTTTGATACTGATACTGAAACAACTCCCTCATGCCATTGGCTATGATGTAGAGATTTTTGGGAAAGACAGCTTCCAGGCCACCAGTGATGAAAACACCCTGACTCTTTTGTTAGAATCCCTTGTTCATGTGGAGTGGGGGGCATTTATTATTAGTTTCATTTCACTTGGTATCCTTATTTTATGGGAAAAAGTAACCTTCCTAAAAAATATGCGCTGGCTGCCAGGTGCTCTTGTTGTAGTTGTGCTAGGCATAATATTCAACGAATTTTTTGGATTGGTTGCCCCTCAACTAAAATTAGCGCCAAGTCATTTGGTTTCACTTCCGGTATCGGATAGTTTGGGTGAGATGGTCTCTGGTTTTAACACCCCAGACTGGTCGGCAATAATGAACAAAGATGTATGGATATTAGCAGTAACTATTGGGCTTATAGCCAGTGTTGAAACCTTGTTAACCATTGAGGCTGTCGATAAAATTGATCCATACAAAAGAAAGTCGCCACTAAACAGAGAGCTACTCGCACAGGGTGTTGGCAATACCATTTCAGGGCTGATAGGTGGTATTCCACTTACCTCCGTAATTGTTCGGAGTTCTGCTGGTATTAACTCTGGTGGCAGAACCAAAATGACTGCTTTTTCACATGGTGTATTCATGCTGATATCAGTAGTATTTTTTGCAAAGTACCTGAACCTTGTCCCTCTGGCTTCATTGGCAGCGATCTTACTCCAAGTTGGCTACAAATTAGCTAAACCGTCTGTTTTCAAGGTTATCTACAAAAAAGGATGGGAACAATTTGCCCCTTTCCTTATCACTGTTGTCGCTATTTTGCTTACAGATTTATTGATAGGTATTACTATAGGTATAGTAGTAGGGCTTGTATTTGTAATCCGAACCAACTTCCATTCGCCTATGGCTATTATCAAGGAAAAGAACCTTGTGCTTATCAAACTGATGAGAGATGTTTCCTTTTTGAATAAAGCTGTGATCAACGAAACTTTGGAGAACATAGAAAGTGGTTCAAACGTAATAATAGATGGAACAAACGCTATGTTTATAGACAATGACGTAATTGAGCTTCTACAAGAATTCGTAGACCAAGCGGATCAGAAAAATTTGAAAATAGAGCTTAAAAACCTTCACAGTACCAAGTTTTCAAACCAGCCATTAGAACTGACTCATTCAAATACAAAAGACTAA